Proteins from a single region of Malassezia restricta chromosome IV, complete sequence:
- a CDS encoding ubiquitin carboxyl-terminal hydrolase 7, with amino-acid sequence MDRKDATPGFEDPLSTESMMVEKPVQRISVMDHHAFAEKYLADLGQEEADFQVCHWPIQSWHALDKRITGPEFECGGHRWRILLFPFGNSNGQPYDMVSVYLDYADNKDTPEGFHACAQFALVISNPNDPTLFSTSQAHHRFTTEEMDWGFTRFNEFRKLAVPLDKRTRPIIEDDQAVVSAFVRVLKDPTGVLWHNFINYDSKKETGYVGMKNQGATCYMNSLLQSLFFTNYFRRAVYQIPTENDIPTDSVAYALQRVFYQLQTSHQPVGTTELTKSFGWKSLDSFLQHDVQEFNRVLQEKLEIKMKGTAADGAINRLFVGKMKSFLRCVNVQYESARSEDFYDIQLNVKGMLNLEQSFWNYIQTEMLEGDNKYHAEGYGLQDAEKGVVFEKFPPVLHLQLKRFEYDLEKDMMVKINDRHEFPLSIDLKPFLIQEAQHEPWVYKLHGVLVHSGDLHGGHYFALIKPEPDSNWFKFDDDRVTPATLKEVLEDNFGGEMVPPGGINRHPSATAPIRAMKRFTNAYMLVYVRESLMDEVLKPIGPADVPDYLSERIEDERIQMEIRRREREEQHLYLTTKIVTEDLFRTHQGFDLATFDDRIGCPTDLPTFRVLKNEPFVSFKARLANHFELPEQLVRLWVLVNRQNKTVRPDAIVPENDPSLTLEVVRDRMASRQNDLRFFMEVLDPNSLAMAHLDPATRNDAIMIFLKYFDTSRQSLLGVSRMYVQRHMKVSDLVPTINELMRWPPATQVKMFEEIKPGMIEQLKFKATFAQSEIQDGDIICFQIELSEKDANDYEMQQLYSNPVQFYDFLQNQVRLLIKPRNEDAVGQPEVELTLNKKMTYDMLATKVAERLEQDPLMLRFTVANGPNGTPKTVLKRSANQTINEIIQTSYLQGPASLLYYEILDVSIIELETKRSLSVSWMGAHNKEDPHLYTFLLPKTATVHELADQLAKQVSLRPDGTHKIRVFVSAALGRLQRELHMFDSINSIPEGTELFAEEIWPEELALGEDAKLVHMCHFFRDVARVHSVPLRFVLLRNERFADTAKRIQVRLDVPDKEFAKFRFALIQTSQYKQPTYLEDDDVVFDHKFLPDDVIGIDHMDRSGRASRLHGLHPQDRGIQIRS; translated from the coding sequence ATGGACAGAAAAGACGCGACACCAGGGTTCGAAGACCCGCTCTCGACTGAGAGCATGATGGTGGAAAAGCCTGTCCAGCGTATTAGTGTGATGGATCACCATGCCTTCGCCGAGAAATACTTGGCAGACCTAGGTCAGGAGGAGGCAGACTTTCAGGTGTGCCATTGGCCGATCCAGTCCTGGCATGCTCTCGACAAGCGCATTACGGGACCCGAGTTTGAGTGCGGTGGGCACCGGTGGCGGATCCTGCTCTTCCCCTTCGGAAACTCGAATGGTCAGCCTTATGACATGGTGTCTGTGTACCTTGACTACGCTGACAACAAGGACACGCCAGAAGGCTTtcacgcatgcgcacaaTTTGCGCTAGTGATCTCGAATCCCAACGATCCCACTCTCTTCTCCACGAGTCAAGCTCACCATCGCTTCACGACGGAGGAAATGGACTGGGGATTCACCCGCTTTAACGAGTTCCGCAAGCTGGCTGTCCCCCTCGACAAGCGCACACGACCGATCATCGAAGACGACCAAGCTGTCGTTTCAGCCTTCGTACGCGTCCTCAAGGATCCCACGGGTGTGCTGTGGCACAACTTTATCAATTACGACTCGAAGAAGGAGACGGGCTACGTGGGTATGAAGAATCAGGGCGCCACATGCTACATGAATTCGCTGCTCCAATCCCTCTTTTTTACCAACTATTTCCGCCGTGCTGTGTATCAGATCCCAACAGAGAATGACATTCCCACAGACAGCGTGGCCTatgcgctccagcgcgTGTTTTATCAGCTTCAGACGAGTCATCAGCCGGTGGGAACGACCGAGCTGACGAAATCCTTCGGCTGGAAGTCCCTCGACTCGTTCCTACAGCACGATGTCCAGGAGTTCAATCGTGTGCTCCAGGAAAAGCTGGAGATCAAAATGAAGGGCACGGCGGCCGACGGTGCTATTAACCGCCTGTTTGTCGGTAAGATGAAGAGCTTCCTGCGCTGCGTCAACGTGCAGTACGAGTCGGCTCGTTCGGAAGATTTCTACGATATTCAGCTCAACGTAAAGGGCATGCTCAACCTGGAGCAGTCATTCTGGAATTATATTCAGACCGAGATGCTAGAAGGCGATAACAAATACCACGCGGAAGGCTATGGTCTCCAAGATGCCGAGAAGGGCGTGGTGTTTGAGAAGTTTCCGCCTGTCTTGCATCTCCAGCTCAAGCGCTTCGAGTACGACTTGGAGAAAGACATGATGGTCAAAATCAATGACCGCCACGAATTTCCCTTGTCAATTGACCTCAAGCCGTTTTTGATCCAAGAAGCCCAACACGAGCCTTGGGTATACAAACTGCATGGCGTGCTTGTTCACTCGGGCGACTTGCACGGTGGTCATTACTTTGCCTTGATCAAACCTGAGCCCGACAGCAACTGGTTCAAATTTGACGACGATCGCGTCACACCCGCCACGCTCAAGGAGGTGTTGGAAGACAACTTTGGTGGTGAGATGGTGCCGCCCGGCGGTATAAACCGCCATCCCagcgccacggcgcccatTCGTGCGATGAAGCGCTTCACGAATGCTTACATGCTTGTGTACGTGCGCGAGTCCTtgatggacgaggtgcTGAAGCCCATCGGGCCAGCCGATGTGCCTGACTACCTCAGTGAGCGCATCGAAGACGAGCGCATACAGATGGAGATCCGtcgccgcgagcgcgaagagcaGCACCTGTATCTGACCACCAAGATTGTCACAGAGGACCTATTCCGCACCCACCAGGGCTTTGATCTGGCCACGTTTGACGACCGCATAGGGTGCCCAACGGACTTGCCGACGTTCCGAGTCCTCAAGAACGAACCGTTTGTGAGCTTCAAGGCGCGACTGGCGAACCACTTTGAGCTGCCTGAGCAGTTAGTGCGGCTGTGGGTCCTGGTCAACCGCCAGAACAAGACGGTGCGTCCTGATGCCATTGTACCTGAAAACGATCCGAGTCTCACGCTGGAAGTGGTCCGGGATCGCATGGCATCTCGTCAGAACGACTTGCGCTTCTTTATGGAAGTCTTGGATCCCAACAGTCTGGCCATGGCACACTTGGATCCTGCGACTCGGAACGATGCCATTATGATTTTTCTCAAGTACTTTGACACGTCGCGGCAGAGCCTGCTGGGTGTCTCGCGCATGTACGTGCAGCGACACATGAAGGTGAGCGACTTGGTGCCTACTATCAACGAGCTTATGCGCTGGCCGCCAGCGACACAGGTCAAGATGTTTGAAGAGATCAAGCCCGGGATgattgagcagctcaagtTTAAGGCTACCTTTGCGCAGAGTGAGATTCAGGACGGTGACATTATCTGCTTCCAGATCGAGCTGTCTGAAAAAGATGCGAACGACTATGAGATGCAGCAACTGTACTCCAATCCCGTACAGTTTTACGATTTTCTGCAGAATCAAGTTCGTCTGCTGATCAAGCCTCGCAACGAAGATGCCGTCGGCCAGCCCGAGGTGGAACTTACCTTGAATAAGAAAATGACGTATGACATGCTCGCCACCAAGGTCGCAGAGCGTCTAGAGCAGGACCCACTTATGCTGCGCTTCACCGTGGCGAATGGTCCGAATGGTACTCCCAAGACGGTGCTCAAGCGCTCGGCCAACCAAACTATCAACGAAATCATCCAAACGAGCTATCTGCAGGGACCAGCGAGTTTGCTCTATTACGAGATTTTGGATGTGAGCATCATCGAGCTGGAGACCAAGCGTTCGCTCAGCGTGTCGTGGATGGGCGCACACAACAAAGAAGACCCGCATCTCTACACATTCTTGCTCCCCAAGACGGCTACTGTGCATGAACTGGCAGATCAGCTAGCCAAGCAAGTCAGCCTTCGACCGGATGGCACACACAAGATCCGGGTATTTGTGTCGGCTGCTTTGGGCCGCTTACAACGCGAACTGCACATGTTTGACAGTATCAACAGCATCCCAGAGGGCACAGAGCTGTTTGCCGAGGAAATCTGGCCGGAGGAGCTGGCTTTGGGCGAGGACGCGAAATTGGTCCACATGTGCCATTTCTTCCGAGATGTGGCGCGTGTCCACAGCGTGCCGCTCCGTTTCGTCCTACTGCGCAACGAGCGCTTTGCGGACACGGCCAAGCGCATCCAGGTGCGTCTTGATGTGCCGGACAAGGAGTTTGCCAAGTTCCGCTTTGCCCTCATTCAAACGAGCCAATACAAGCAGCCCACCTACTTGGAAGATGACGACGTGGTGTTCGACCACAAGTTTCTGCCAGACGACGTCATTGGCATAGACCACATGGATCGAAGTGGACGCGCCAGCCGGCTCCATGGCCTGCATCCACAAGACCGCGGGATCCAAATTCGCAGTTGA
- a CDS encoding chalcone-flavanone isomerase, with amino-acid sequence MLPWRPVVRQAYSSSTAIALRVPVRMSHTRAYAARRVSWPLWLGIAGASVAAAMAVPALPLYLEAPMDRTVKEPKSSMDVPVYMQTAGTNVNHTSSILRLVGFGVRTVTFLGFHVYVAGLYVAEDALEASRKPLASGDVDLEKQLQDWLEAGVPCAIRIMPVRSTDFAHLRDGLVRAINVRAKHARALPDTYDMSDEVEKSLSRNVHDLKSLFPRTKVHRGHALDLVVQKTQAHTYGLSLQYNGTELGFVESERVSERVSRRPFTLPVSLLLAYVGMHPDISEALRTSIRHGLTHELP; translated from the coding sequence ATGCTGCCTTGGAGACCTGTGGTGCGCCAAGCTTATTCAAGTAGCACGGccatcgcgctgcgtgtgccaGTGCGCATGTCTCACACCAGGGCGTACGCGGCTCGTCGTGTGTCTTGGCCACTGTGGCTGGGTATAGCGGGTGCCTCGGTGGCGGCTGCCATGGCTGTGCCAGCCTTGCCCCTCTATCTAGAGGCACCCATGGATCGCACTGTCAAGGAACCCAAGTCTTCCATGGATGTGCCCGTCTACATGCAGACAGCCGGCACGAATGTGAATCATACGAGCTCGATCTTGCGCCTCGTGGGCTTCGGCGTGCGCACTGTCACGTTCCTCGGTTTTCATGTCTATGTGGCGGGCCTGTATGTGGCGGAGGATGCCCTAGAGGCTTCAAGGAAACCACTAGCATCTGGTGACGTGGATCTGGAAAAGCAACTACAGGATTGGCTCGAGGCTGGCGTGCCGTGTGCGATCCGTATCATGCCTGTGCGGTCCACTGACTTTGCGCATCTCCGAGACGGACTCGTGCGTGCTATCAATGTGCGTGCAAAACATGCAAGAGCCTTGCCCGACACGTATGATATGTCCGATGAGGTCGAAAAAAGCCTCTCTCGCAACGTGCACGACCTCAAGTCTCTCTTCCCACGCACCAAAGTCCATCGTGGACACGCCCTGGACCTCGTTGTCCAGAAGACCCAGGCTCATACATATGGCCTCTCGCTGCAGTACAATGGCACAGAGCTTGGTTTCGTGGAGAGTGAACGCGTCTCCGAGCGTGTATCGCGCAGACCTTTTACCCTGCCCGTTTCCTTGCTTCTGGCCTATGTGGGCATGCACCCTGACATTAgtgaggcgctgcgcacgtcgatTCGTCACGGTCTCACACACGAACTGCCATAG
- a CDS encoding glucosamine-phosphate N-acetyltransferase has protein sequence MPFTPDSDLELSFPAELIPTDLNDRLAQHNLHIRPLASSDHGRGHIRVLASLTSVADPGEKAWRERFYELAKSNTSASKYYICVIVSKETDELVATGTVFLEPKFLRSLATAGHIEDIAVDTSMQGRGLGKILISALTTLSEKAGAYKTLLDCSDDNVPFYKKCGYDVKGLQMSKYT, from the coding sequence ATGCCATTTACGCCCGACTCGGACTTGGAGCTGAGCTTCCCCGCAGAGCTGATCCCGACGGACTTGAATGACCGgctcgcgcagcacaaTTTGCATATCCGACCGCTCGCTTCGTCTGACCATGGCCGCGGTCACATCCGAGTGCTTGCTTCGCTGACGTCCGTAGCTGATCCAGGCGAGAAGGCATGGCGGGAACGCTTCTATGAGCTAGCCAAGTCAAACACGTCCGCGAGCAAGTACTACATTTGTGTCATTGTATCAAAAGAGACGGATGAGCTTGTTGCTACGGGCACTGTGTTTTTGGAGCCCAAGTTtttgcgctcgctcgcgacggcggGCCACATTGAGGATATCGCCGTGGACACATCGATGCAGGGTCGGGGTCTGGGCAAGATCCTTATCAGTGCACTGACGACGCTGAGTGAGAAGGCCGGTGCGTacaagacgctgctggactGCAGCGACGACAATGTGCCTTTCTACAAAAAATGTGGTTACGACGTCAAAGGCCTTCAGATGAGCAAGTATACATAG
- a CDS encoding alpha/beta-hydrolase gives MFRVTLHRVLASTASRAFSTSRTTCKPLELAHEVFEPSPSDRPMFQKTSALVICHGLYGSKQNWRSLAKAMVKEFALPIYTLDMRNHGSSPHADTMTYLDMAGDIEKFFSDKQLSNVTLIGHSMGGKVAQTMALNPRLPSHALSHLISVDMTPAAGPISPEFMRYARCMVEINKEQVQSRSEADKMLKEIEPNLSVRQFLLTNLERQGETMQFRIPVEKIMHALQEIGEFPYAPPVDEHSAPERLWNGPTLFVKGERSKYINRHNIPLCKAYFPSMQLKVLPTGHWCQSEAPGAFIDTVKAFLLQ, from the coding sequence ATGTTTCGTGTGACGCTGCATCGCGTTCTTGCATCCACTGCATCTCGTGCATTCAGCACGTCAAGAACGACTTGCAAGCCACTAGAGCTTGCTCACGAAGTATTTGAGCCATCCCCATCTGATAGGCCCATGTTCCAAAAGACCAGTGCACTTGTGATCTGTCATGGTCTCTATGGATCGAAACAAAACTGGCGTTCGCTTGCCAAGGCCATGGTAAAAGAATTCGCTTTGCCTATATACACACTGGATATGAGAAATCACGGCTCCTCGCCTCATGCAGACACGATGACCTACCTCGACATGGCCGGTGACATTGAAAAGTTCTTCTCGGATAAACAGCTCTCGAATGTGACGCTGATCGGTCACTCCATGGGAGGAAAAGTTGCACAAACTATGGCATTGAACCCAAGGCTACCAAGTCATGCCCTCTCGCACCTTATTAGTGTCGACATGACGCCAGCTGCCGGTCCCATTTCGCCTGAATTTATGCGGTATGCTAGATGCATGGTGGAGATCAACAAGGAGCAGGTACAATCACGCAGTGAAGCAGACAAGATGCTGAAAGAAATCGAGCCGAATCTGTCTGTGCGCCAGTTCCTGCTCACGAACCTCGAGCGCCAAGGAGAAACAATGCAGTTCCGCATACCCGTGGAAAAGATTATGCACGCGCTCCAGGAGATTGGTGAGTTTCCCTATGCCCCTCCCGTCGATGAGCATTCCGCTCCAGAGCGCCTATGGAATGGCCCTACCCTGTTTGTCAAGGGCGAGCGCAGCAAGTACATCAACCGCCACAATATACCGCTGTGCAAGGCGTACTTCCCAAGTATGCAGCTCAAAGTTCTTCCGACGGGCCACTGGTGCCAATCCGAAGCACCAGGTGCATTTATCGACACCGTCAAGGCGTTCCTTCTCCAGTAA